A window of Trichoderma atroviride chromosome 3, complete sequence contains these coding sequences:
- a CDS encoding uncharacterized protein (EggNog:ENOG41), with the protein MSIMAPPEAATTIRYRPLDRSGNEVRLLELQPPTTNDISERVVCRLVHEKLSDASNFIGLSALYGDITATETILLNGASITIPSHLAQALQYMRVVFLAASLPTPDASTTDLPGPASMPPPPLPTPPKKAPGWLRSLLKGVRQMLAEPGVPKGSPPLRIWLDLLCINPRDAREEAERRAHMARAYHHAKMVVGWLGEKDATSDLAVEIIKAWDKVMPRTFGEPGDREAHPENYAPLYEVDGPRGAPKRHPRGHQRPSRRAGLRGHLWIPQPTLLSQLLDPRRHVQGALPGLFAGRRHCVLDANPAPQPRQRGDSRQWRRNVPRRTAPAAGISAAGQRLRLLEGL; encoded by the coding sequence ATGTCAATCATGGCCCCGCCCGAAGCTGCGACGACGATTCGGTACCGCCCACTGGATCGGTCCGGAAACGAGGTGCGCCTGctcgagctgcagccgccgACGACCAACGACATCAGCGAGCGCGTCGTGTGCCGCCTGGTGCACGAGAAGCTAAGCGATGCCTCCAACTTCATCGGCCTCTCGGCGCTGTACGGCGACATCACCGCCACCGAGACGATCCTGCTCAACGGCGCCAGCATCACCATCCCGAGCCACCTCGCCCAGGCGCTGCAGTACATGCGAGTCGTGTTCCTGGCCGCGTCGCTGCCCACGCCCGATGCCTCGACCACTGACCTGCCGGGCCCGGCGTcgatgccaccgccgccgctgcccaCGCCGCCCAAGAAGGCCCCTGGCTGGCTGCGGTCGCTGCTGAAGGGCGTTCGCCAGATGCTCGCCGAGCCAGGCGTGCCCAAGGGCTCACCGCCTCTGCGCATCTGGCTCGATCTGCTCTGCATCAACCCGCGCGACGCGCGCGAGGAGGCCGAGCGGCGGGCTCACATGGCGCGGGCCTACCACCACGCCAAGATGGTCGTCGGCTGGCTGGGCGAAAAGGACGCGACGTCTGATCTCGCCGTCGAGATCATCAAGGCCTGGGACAAGGTGATGCCGCGCACCTTTGGCGAGCCGGGCGACCGCGAGGCCCATCCCGAGAATTATGCCCCCCTTTATGAAGTGGATGGCCCCCGTGGCGCACCTAAGCGACATCCCCGAGGGCATCAAAGACCCTCGCGACGTGCCGGCCTACGTGGCCATCTCTGGATTCCTCAACCGACCCTACTTTCGCAACTCTTGGATCCTCGACGACATGTCCAAGGCGCGCTTCCCGGCCTTTTTGCTGGGCGACGACATTGTGTCCTGGATGCAAATCCTGCGCCTCAACCGCGCCAACGAGGAGATTCGCGACAATGGCGCCGAAATGTTCCCCGACGAACTGCGCCCGCTGCTGGAATATCTGCCGCTGGGCAGCGTCTACGCCTTCTTGAAGGACTTTGA